From one Anopheles cruzii chromosome 3, idAnoCruzAS_RS32_06, whole genome shotgun sequence genomic stretch:
- the LOC128273257 gene encoding RISC-loading complex subunit tarbp2, giving the protein MSIKAKMLKDKTPVTLLQEMCQKESAAMPIYEFLGEMCSPLGPNEKTFTHRVTAMAKNTTGVGRSKQESKHEAAWQLICLLRGFTTDEDDDADAGGNLETGGDKVMLVRDICVQRYFPLPEFTLVRNVGPSHAPLFEYECRIRDIVRRGTHSTKKGAKQAACSEMIKTLQALPVEETSLQLQTIDLALKEVLNEDEQVVRTYREYSQSANKKKLGVTIADRHDFFMNLPEAEARIGEALAVMADERETNCEKVHRIPQVLGLKYAIQVHDRNIGLSSGGFMNTFELINPEYDCLIMGVGDDLYTNVLRYFSTMLKFTQVR; this is encoded by the exons ATGTCGATCAAGGCGAAAATGTTGAAAGACAAAACCCCTGTCACCCTGCTGCAGGAGATGTGCCAAAAGGAATCGGCCGCAATGCCGATTTATGAGTTTCTTGGCGAAATGTGCTCTCCACTCGGACCCAACGAGAAAACATTCACGCACCGAGTGACGGCCAtggcaaaaaacacaacggGTGTTGGCCGGAGTAAGCAAGAATCCAAACACGAAGCCGCTTGGCAGCTGATTTGTTTGCTGCGCGGTTTTACaaccgacgaagacgatgacgCCGATGCTGGTGGCAATCTGGAAACCGGAGGAGATAAAGTGATGCTGGTCCGCGACATTTGTGTCCAGCGGTACTTTCCTCTGCCGGAGTTCACTTTGGTTCGAAACGTCGGTCCATCGCACGCACCACTGTTTGAATACGAGTGTCGCATCCGGGACATTGTGCGCCGCGGGACACACTCGACAAAGAAGGGCGCCAAGCAGGCGGCTTGCAGTGAGATGATAAAAACTTTGCAAGCG CTCCCTGTAGAAGAAACCAGTCTACAGCTACAGACCATCGACCTGGCCTTGAAGGAGGTATTGAACGAGGATGAACAGGTGGTACGCACATACCGCGAGTACAGCCAATCGGCCAATAAGAAGAAGCTTGGTGTaacgatcgccgatcggcaCGATTTCTTCATGAACctgccggaagcggaagctcGCATCGGTGAAGCCCTCGCGGTAATGGCCGATGAGAGAGAAACAAATTGCGAAAAGGTTCACCGTATTCCGCAGGTTCTCGGCCTGAAGTACGCCATTCAAGTGCACGATCGGAACATTGGGTTGAGCAGCGGTGGGTTTATGAACACCTTTGAGCTCATAAACCCCGAATATGACTGTCTAATTATGGGCGTCGGTGATGATCTCTACACAAATGTATTGAGATATTTTTCAACAATGTTGAAATTTACGCAGGTACGTTAG